A genomic stretch from Engraulis encrasicolus isolate BLACKSEA-1 chromosome 10, IST_EnEncr_1.0, whole genome shotgun sequence includes:
- the LOC134457614 gene encoding protein B4, with amino-acid sequence MGPKKAVQIETPEPATEKAIKATKKAAAEPTESADDPVASKKHPSCMVMLQEALKELDNRKGVSGQAVRSYITEKYPTVDALRLKYMVRRALAKGLETGTVVRATNSANAAGAQGKFRPGKKDKEKPSAKKENADPNKPKKAAKAQKAKGDEEDSKVVKKAKVGADKDGASSKPKPKKTSEAKGAAASKVAPAKKPKAKAAAASSEDGGQEEGTAAKPAATKKGAAKTLKGAKDGEGKGAKKGGKDAEEKDGEQTAKEVKAAKKGAKDGEGKGAKKGAKDAEGKDGGEGKAQKTAEEGDGKGKRKRGATAE; translated from the exons ATGGGACCAAAGAAGGCAGTTCAAATTGAAACTCCGGAGCCAGCCACTGAAAAGGCAATCAAAGCGACCAAAAAGGCGGCTGCGG AGCCAACGGAGTCTGCAGACGACCCGGTGGCCTCCAAGAAGCACCCCTCCTGCATGGTCATGCTGCAAGAGGCGCTGAAGGAGCTGGATAATCGGAAGGGAGTCTCGGGGCAAGCCGTGCGCAGCTACATCACGGAGAAGTACCCCACCGTCGACGCTCTCCGCCTCAAGTATATGGTTCGGAGGGCGCTTGCCAAGGGTCTGGAAACGGGCACCGTGGTACGGGCCACCAATTCGGCGAATGCCGCTGGCGCCCAAGGAAAATTTCGG CCTGGGAAGAAGGACAAGGAGAAGCCGTCTGCCAAGAAGGAGAACGCCGACCCCAACAAACCTAAAAAAGCCGCCAAAGCCCAGAAGGCCAAGGGCGACGAAG AAGATTCCAAAGTCGTTAAAAAGGCAAAGGTGGGGGCAGACAAGGATGGAGCCTCTTCT AAGCCCAAGCCCAAGAAGACTAGCGAGGCCAAGGGCGCCGCGGCCAGTAAGGTGGCTCCGGCTAAGAAGCCAAAGGCCAAAGCCGCAGCTGCCTCCTCTGAGGATGGGGGACAGGAAGAGGGCACCGCTGCCAAGCCGGCCGCCACAAAGAAGGGAGCCGCGAAGACCCTGAAGGGTGCCAAGGATGGAGAGGGGAAGGGTGCCAAGAAGGGTGGTAAGGATGCAGAGGAGAAGGATGGGGAGCAGACCGCCAAGGAGGTGAAGGCGGCTAAGAAGGGCGCGAAGGATGGAGAGGGCAAGGGGGCCAAGAAGGGTGCTAAGGATGCAGAGGgcaaggatgggggagagggaaaggCCCAAAAGACTGCAGAGGAAGGGGATGGAAAAGGCAAACGAAAAAGGGGTGCCACTGCCGAATAG
- the LOC134456468 gene encoding uncharacterized protein LOC134456468, which yields MRERPKTAVQSQSGGRRSQNILPFLRKTCWAPPPVPSSQHHQTGEGPKLSQDFGRYRISADKESGSGLKKALTPPQQDADVHTHAHPYTHTPPPGTAEMEEGKSPWYLTLLKEKEQSLLTLGREITRLSGFETECVRKDGEISALRERLQEDTRQLRRTNENAVRAQAELILDLTEEVRRLRQADEELHQRDQHIAQQQQEMTRVQEELTRLKEERMCVREEVQMKEAQLREEAQTSKVNTMGSF from the exons ATGAGGGAGCGTCCCAAAACAGCTGTTCAGAGTCAGAGTGGCGGACGCAGGAGCCAGAACATTCTGCCCTTCCTGAGGAAAACTTGCTGGGCGCCACCACCTGTGCCCTCTTCCCAGCACCACCAGACTGGAGAGGGCCCCAAACTCAGCCAAGACT TTGGCAGATATCGAATATCTGCAGATAAGGAGTCTGGGAGCGGGCTGAAGAAGGCCCTGACACCCCCACAGCAGGatgcagatgtacacacacatgcgcacccatacacacacactcctccgccAGGGACCGCTGAAATGGAGGAGGGCAAAAGTCCATGGTACCTTACTCTGCTGAAGGAGAAG gaGCAGTCTCTGCTGACACTGGGTCGTGAGATCACGCGACTGTCCGGGTTTGAGACCGAGTGTGTGCGCAAGGACGGCGAGATCAGTGCTCTGCGGGAGAGACTACAGGAAGATACACGACAGCTCAGACGCACCAATGAGAATGCGGTTAGAGCACAG GCAGAGCTGATCCTGGACCTGACTGAGGAGGTCAGGCGGCTCCGGCAGGCGGACGAGGAGCTCCATCAGAGGGACCAGCACATCGCCCAACAGCAACAGGAAATGACACGGGTCCAAGAGGAATTGACACGTTTGAAGGAGGAAaggatgtgtgtgagggaggaagTACAGATGAAGGAGGCCCAGCTGAGGGAGGAAGCACAGACAAGCAAGGTAAACACCATGGGTTCCTTCTAG
- the LOC134456758 gene encoding coiled-coil domain-containing protein 27-like, with protein sequence MGEPCSKEDDLGEGKGHNELERAETKLITALEATNQALMTELEEARANNRLSTGALCSMRRALSVKEQELLTLNSEVEKLRRDLKDRMTQIQAMSHRFSSMRDGRSRDEVIRTLERDNYSLQQLVSRLQAELCECEESVSRLTLRVQARELEVLQERMQRRRLAKEMQEQQDTLVELQASRTTTQAALEQTTSKYERLRMKVIQAVYSAAGTRAPQKELTDAAIYYTMQKIIEDRSKFYQRLIQRGEKVPSLAISEAPAIRSGSVSMGRRTSVVLGT encoded by the exons ATGGGAGAGCCGTGCAGTAAGGAAGATGACCTTGGGGAAGGCAAAGGTCACAATGAGCTGGAGAGGGCGGAAACTAAACTGATAACTGCCCTGGAGGCCACCAATCAGGCGCTGATGACAGAGTTGGAGGAAGCCAGGGCCAATAACAGGTTGTCCACAG GTGCGCTGTGTTCCATGCGTAGAGCTCTGTCGGTTAAAGAACAGGAGCTCCTGACTCTGAACAGTGAGGTGGAGAAGCTGCGGAGAGACCTGAAGGACAGGATGACACAGATACAGGCCATGTCCCAcagg TTCTCCAGCATGCGTGACGGTCGATCCAGAGATGAAGTGATAAGGACCCTGGAGAGGGACAACTACTCTCTACAACAg cTGGTGTCGCGGCTGCAGGCcgagctgtgtgagtgtgaggagaGCGTGTCTCGTCTGACGCTGCGCGTGCAGGCCAGGGAGCTGGAGGTGCTGCAGGAGCGCATGCAGAGGAGGAGGCTGGCCAAGGAGATGCAGGAGCAGCAGGACACGCTCGTCGAGCTGCAGGCCTCCCGCACCACCACACAAGCAGCCCTGGAGCAGACCACCAGCAAG tatGAGAGACTGCGTATGAAGGTGATCCAGGCTGTGTACTCCGCTGCTGGCACCAGGGCTCCCCAGAAGGAGCTGACGGACGCCGCCATCTACTACACCATGCAG AAAATCATTGAGGACCGCTCCAAGTTCTACCAGCGTCTGATCCAGAGGGGAGAGAAGGTTCCCAGCCTGGCCATTAGCGAGGCACCCGCCATCCGCTCTGGATCCGTATCTATGGGCCGTAGGACCTCGGTTGTGTTggggacataa